A window from Lysobacterales bacterium encodes these proteins:
- a CDS encoding GntR family transcriptional regulator, which produces MYQQIVDQVTAKVMAGDWPAGQALPSIRELAAASGTSVITVRRAYEELERAGVISTRQGKGSVVAERSDLPVALMHEELQRQLDALLACAARLGMSRAQVLARVARALDSAPGSVPGSAPPPGSKP; this is translated from the coding sequence ATGTACCAGCAGATCGTCGACCAGGTCACCGCCAAGGTGATGGCCGGCGACTGGCCGGCCGGCCAGGCGCTGCCGTCGATCCGCGAGCTGGCCGCCGCCAGCGGCACCAGCGTGATCACGGTGCGCCGCGCCTACGAGGAGCTGGAGCGGGCCGGGGTGATCAGTACCCGGCAGGGCAAGGGCTCGGTGGTCGCCGAGCGCAGCGACCTGCCGGTGGCCCTGATGCACGAGGAACTGCAGCGCCAGCTCGACGCGCTGCTGGCCTGCGCCGCCCGCCTGGGCATGTCGCGCGCGCAGGTGCTCGCCCGGGTCGCCCGGGCCCTCGATTCCGCACCGGGCAGCGTGCCCGGCTCCGCCCCACCGCCAGGATCCAAGCCATGA